The segment CGCATCGGTGCGCCCGTTCAGCGCGCGGTTCAGGTTCTCGGTGATGCCGCCGCCGGTGATGTGGGCGAGCGCGCGGACCGCGCCCGGGCACGCCTCCAGGACGGACCTCACGGCCTTCACGTACATGCGCGTGGGAACGAGGAGCGCCTCGAGCAGGCTCATGCCGCCCAGCTCGTCGAGCGGCGCGCGCAGCTCCTCGTCGCTTGCGCCCTCGATGCACACCTTGCGCGCGAGCGAGTAGCCGTTGGAGTGGATCCCCGTCGAGGGGATGCCCACCAAAGCGTCGCCCGGCGCAACCGATTCGGGATCGAGCATCGAGGGTCGGTCGACGATGCCCACGCAGAATCCCGACAGGTCGTAGTCGTCCGGGTCCATCACGCCGGGATGCTCGGCCATCTCGCCGCCGACAAGCGCGCAGCCCGCCTGCTTGCATCCTTCGGCGATACCGGAAACGATCTGCGCCATCGCAGCCGAATCGAGCTTCCCGACCGCGACGTAGTCCAAGAAGAACAGCGGCTCGGCGCCGGTGGCGAGGATGTCGTTGGCGCACATGGCCACCAGGTCGATGCCCACCGTGTCGTGCCTTCCCAGGCGTTGGGCGACCTTCAGCTTGGTTCCTACGCCGTCGGTGCCCGAGACCAGCACCGGATCGGCCATGCTCTTGGCGGCGGCTATGGAAAACAGCCCGCCGAATCCGCCGATGTCGCCGATGACCTCAGGGCGGTAGGTTTCGTGCACGTATCCTTTGATGGCGTCGACCGCGCGGGCGCCCTCTTCGATGTCGACGCCGGCATCGGCGTACGTGGTCGAAGTCGCTGCGGGATTCGTTTCGGTCATCTGTTCTCCTCGTCGACGAAAATGGACTCTTATGCGATCGGATCTCGTGGGCGCTGCGAGCGGGGCCGAGAAGCGCGCCTCCTTCCCCGCGCTAGCCCAGCGCAAGCGGGCGGGCGGCATCCTCCCTCTCGAAATCCCGGGCGAAATCGGCTTTGGTCTTGAACGAGTCGCGCGCGGTCGAGGCGGGTATCTCGACGGGGTAGTCCCCCGTGAAGCACGCCTCGCAGAAGCCCGGCGTCCTGACGTCGGGAATGGAGGCGCGCAGG is part of the Berryella intestinalis genome and harbors:
- the purM gene encoding phosphoribosylformylglycinamidine cyclo-ligase, with product MTETNPAATSTTYADAGVDIEEGARAVDAIKGYVHETYRPEVIGDIGGFGGLFSIAAAKSMADPVLVSGTDGVGTKLKVAQRLGRHDTVGIDLVAMCANDILATGAEPLFFLDYVAVGKLDSAAMAQIVSGIAEGCKQAGCALVGGEMAEHPGVMDPDDYDLSGFCVGIVDRPSMLDPESVAPGDALVGIPSTGIHSNGYSLARKVCIEGASDEELRAPLDELGGMSLLEALLVPTRMYVKAVRSVLEACPGAVRALAHITGGGITENLNRALNGRTDASVALGSWEVPPIVRYVCKRAGLGEDEALKTFNMGLGMILIVDPERVADVKAALKRAGEEGFEVGSVVEGAGVVRYENRGALLP